A region from the Tsuneonella mangrovi genome encodes:
- a CDS encoding glutathione S-transferase family protein translates to MWRLYQFPLCPFSRKVRLLLSEKGVGYELWRENPWDASDEFWKLNAAGRTPVIEQPEKKIVIADSRAICEYFEETVDKAPMINGTATGRAEIRRLVALFDENFYADVTGPLLHERMLKRIVHRQPPDSRILRDAMKAAHGHLDYIDWLVDTRAWLAGPTMSLADLAAAAQVSVADYLGGIDWAGHDQARSWYAVFKSRPSFRPLLSERMDVIQPPSHYAKVDA, encoded by the coding sequence ATGTGGCGCCTCTATCAATTCCCCTTGTGCCCGTTCAGCCGCAAGGTCCGCCTGTTGCTGAGCGAGAAGGGCGTGGGCTACGAATTGTGGCGGGAGAACCCGTGGGACGCGAGCGACGAATTCTGGAAGCTCAACGCTGCCGGGCGCACACCGGTAATCGAGCAGCCCGAGAAGAAGATCGTCATCGCCGATAGCCGGGCGATCTGCGAATATTTCGAGGAGACGGTCGACAAGGCGCCGATGATCAACGGCACCGCCACCGGCCGGGCGGAAATCCGCCGGCTGGTCGCGCTGTTCGACGAGAACTTTTACGCCGACGTCACTGGGCCGTTGCTACACGAGCGGATGCTCAAGCGGATCGTCCATCGACAGCCTCCGGATTCGCGCATCCTGCGCGATGCGATGAAGGCCGCGCACGGCCATCTCGATTATATCGACTGGCTGGTCGATACCCGTGCCTGGCTCGCCGGACCGACGATGAGCCTGGCTGACCTCGCGGCGGCGGCGCAGGTTTCCGTCGCCGATTATCTCGGCGGGATCGATTGGGCGGGTCACGACCAGGCGCGCAGCTGGTATGCCGTGTTCAAGAGCCGGCCGAGCTTCCGCCCGCTGCTGAGCGAACGGATGGACGTGATCCAGCCGCCATCGCACTACGCCAAGGTCGATGCGTGA
- a CDS encoding NAD-dependent succinate-semialdehyde dehydrogenase, which produces MTDYPALHLLIGGEKLSGGGRDAIDVLGPATGETIGTLSSATTADLDAALDNAAKGFRTWRSTPADKRAAILMKAAALIKERAGEIAVALTLEQGKPLAEAKGEIIYSAMLLEFYAGEVKRTYGRTMVRPEGQRVEVQYHPIGPVAGFSAWNFPALNVMRKIGGALAAGCSTIVKPSEETPATGIALVQALIDAGVPGEAVQCVFGVPDTVSRHLLGSSIIRKLTFTGSTAVGKHLARLAADDLKVATLELGGHGPVLVFDDVDIDKTLDTMVAAKYRNAGQVCVSPTRFLVQEASYDKFLSGFIERAKAIKVGNGMDAETQMGPMASERGPDGIAAKIADAVDRGAKLGAGGERIGNQGYFYQPSVLSEVPTDAVIMNEEPFGPIALINPMKGEEDMIAEANRLPYGLAAYVWTNDPKRRRHLTAEIEAGMVGINSAVVSTADAPFGGVKWSGYGSEDGREGVMACMVPKTVHES; this is translated from the coding sequence ATGACCGACTATCCTGCGCTCCACCTGTTGATCGGCGGCGAGAAGCTCTCGGGCGGTGGCCGCGACGCAATCGACGTGCTTGGCCCGGCCACCGGCGAGACCATCGGTACGCTGTCGAGCGCGACCACCGCCGATCTCGATGCCGCGCTCGACAACGCCGCGAAAGGCTTCCGCACCTGGCGCTCGACCCCGGCAGACAAGCGCGCGGCAATCCTGATGAAGGCAGCAGCCTTGATCAAGGAGCGCGCGGGCGAGATCGCGGTTGCGCTCACGCTCGAACAGGGCAAGCCACTCGCCGAAGCGAAGGGCGAAATAATCTATTCGGCGATGCTGCTCGAATTCTATGCCGGCGAGGTCAAGCGGACCTACGGTCGCACGATGGTCCGGCCCGAAGGCCAGCGGGTCGAGGTGCAGTACCACCCGATCGGCCCGGTCGCAGGCTTTTCCGCGTGGAACTTCCCCGCGCTCAACGTGATGCGCAAGATTGGCGGCGCGCTCGCGGCGGGCTGCTCGACAATCGTCAAGCCTTCCGAAGAGACGCCGGCCACCGGGATCGCGCTGGTCCAGGCACTGATCGACGCCGGCGTTCCTGGCGAAGCGGTGCAGTGCGTCTTCGGGGTGCCCGATACCGTCAGCCGCCACTTGCTTGGCTCGTCAATCATTCGCAAGCTGACCTTCACCGGTTCGACCGCGGTCGGCAAGCACCTCGCGCGGCTCGCGGCGGACGATCTCAAGGTGGCGACATTGGAGCTTGGCGGTCACGGGCCGGTGCTGGTGTTCGACGACGTCGATATCGACAAGACGCTCGATACGATGGTCGCCGCAAAGTACCGCAACGCCGGGCAGGTCTGCGTCAGCCCCACGCGGTTCCTTGTCCAGGAAGCGAGCTATGACAAGTTCCTCAGCGGTTTCATCGAGCGCGCAAAGGCGATCAAGGTCGGCAACGGGATGGATGCCGAAACGCAGATGGGCCCGATGGCAAGCGAACGGGGCCCCGACGGGATCGCTGCCAAGATCGCCGATGCGGTCGATCGCGGAGCGAAGCTCGGCGCCGGCGGCGAGAGGATCGGCAACCAGGGCTATTTCTATCAGCCCTCGGTGCTCTCCGAAGTGCCGACCGACGCCGTGATCATGAACGAGGAGCCGTTCGGTCCGATCGCCCTCATCAACCCGATGAAAGGCGAAGAGGACATGATCGCCGAGGCCAACCGCCTGCCCTACGGCCTTGCCGCATATGTCTGGACCAACGATCCCAAGCGGCGCCGCCACCTGACCGCCGAAATCGAGGCGGGAATGGTCGGGATCAACTCCGCGGTCGTAAGCACCGCCGATGCGCCGTTCGGCGGGGTCAAATGGTCGGGCTATGGCAGCGAGGACGGACGCGAAGGCGTGATGGCGTGCATGGTGCCCAAGACCGTCCACGAAAGCTGA
- a CDS encoding S-(hydroxymethyl)glutathione dehydrogenase/class III alcohol dehydrogenase, which yields MKTRAAVAFAPKQPLEIVELDLEGPKDGEVLVEIMATGICHTDAYTLDGFDSEGIFPSILGHEGAGIVREVGAGVTSVKPGDHVIPLYTPECRQCKMCLSGKTNLCSAIRETQGKGLMPDGTSRFSYKGEAIYHYMGCSTFSNFTVLPEIAVAKIRDDAPFETSCYIGCGVTTGVGAVVNTAKVKPGDNVVVFGLGGIGLNVIQGAKMAGADRIVGVDINNSKKDWGEKFGMTDFVNPMETKDVVASLVEMLDGGADYSFDCTGNTDVMRQALECCHKGWGTSVIIGVAEAGKEISTRPFQLVTGRNWRGTAFGGAKGRTDVPKIVDWYMSGKIQIDPMITHVLTLEEINKGFDLMHAGESIRSVVVY from the coding sequence ATGAAGACCCGCGCCGCCGTCGCCTTCGCTCCCAAGCAACCGCTCGAAATCGTCGAGCTCGACCTCGAGGGACCGAAGGATGGCGAAGTGCTGGTCGAGATCATGGCGACGGGCATCTGCCATACCGATGCCTACACATTGGACGGGTTCGATTCCGAGGGCATCTTCCCTTCGATCCTCGGCCACGAAGGGGCAGGGATCGTGCGCGAAGTGGGCGCGGGCGTTACCAGCGTAAAGCCGGGCGATCACGTGATCCCGCTCTACACCCCCGAGTGCCGCCAGTGCAAAATGTGCCTTTCCGGCAAGACCAACCTGTGCAGCGCGATCCGCGAAACGCAAGGCAAGGGGCTGATGCCCGACGGTACTTCGCGCTTCTCTTACAAAGGCGAGGCGATCTATCACTACATGGGCTGTTCGACGTTCTCGAACTTCACCGTGCTGCCCGAAATCGCCGTCGCCAAGATCCGTGATGACGCCCCGTTCGAGACCAGCTGTTACATCGGCTGCGGGGTCACCACCGGGGTCGGCGCGGTGGTTAACACCGCCAAGGTCAAGCCAGGCGATAATGTAGTGGTGTTCGGGCTCGGCGGGATCGGCCTCAACGTGATCCAGGGCGCGAAAATGGCTGGGGCCGACCGGATCGTCGGGGTCGACATCAACAATTCGAAGAAGGACTGGGGCGAGAAGTTCGGGATGACCGACTTCGTCAACCCAATGGAGACAAAAGACGTCGTCGCAAGCCTTGTCGAAATGCTCGATGGCGGTGCCGATTACAGCTTCGATTGCACCGGCAACACCGACGTGATGCGCCAGGCGCTCGAATGCTGCCACAAGGGCTGGGGCACCAGCGTGATCATCGGCGTGGCCGAAGCGGGCAAGGAGATTTCCACCCGTCCGTTCCAGCTGGTCACCGGGCGCAACTGGCGCGGCACCGCGTTCGGCGGCGCCAAGGGGCGCACCGATGTGCCCAAGATCGTCGACTGGTATATGTCAGGCAAGATCCAGATCGACCCGATGATCACCCATGTCCTGACACTTGAAGAGATCAACAAGGGGTTCGACCTGATGCACGCAGGCGAATCCATCCGTTCCGTGGTCGTGTACTGA
- a CDS encoding VOC family protein: MYSHMMVGSNDLDRSKKFYDAVFTAMGGREGMVDPKGRLVYLHNGGVFLVTKPIDGEPATYGNGCTIGFAMTPEQGDAWHAAGVANGGTAIEDPPGERPGSGMYLAYLRDPDGNKLCALHRLG, from the coding sequence ATGTACAGTCACATGATGGTCGGGTCGAACGACCTCGACCGATCCAAGAAGTTCTATGATGCCGTGTTCACCGCGATGGGCGGACGCGAAGGCATGGTCGATCCCAAGGGGCGGCTGGTCTACCTACATAACGGCGGTGTGTTTCTCGTCACCAAGCCGATCGACGGCGAGCCTGCAACATACGGCAACGGCTGCACTATCGGCTTTGCAATGACCCCCGAACAGGGCGATGCATGGCACGCAGCAGGCGTCGCCAATGGCGGCACCGCGATCGAAGACCCGCCGGGCGAACGCCCGGGCTCGGGAATGTATCTCGCTTACCTGCGCGACCCCGACGGCAACAAGCTCTGCGCGCTGCACCGCCTGGGCTGA
- the mobA gene encoding molybdenum cofactor guanylyltransferase — protein MILGVVLAGGQSTRFGSDKALAEIDGRTLLDLAVERLSRWCDRVVVAGREDAPAPTVPDWPRTGMGPLGGLAAALHLAASEGYETVLSVGVDSLDLPDDLPRLLSPAPAVLSAQPVVGLWPANAAPTLDTILTGSGSHAMRALADALGARAIELVGEPANINTPADLAEATKRT, from the coding sequence ATGATCCTCGGCGTGGTCCTCGCTGGCGGGCAGTCGACCCGCTTCGGCAGCGACAAGGCGCTCGCCGAAATCGACGGACGGACATTGCTTGACCTGGCGGTCGAGCGACTTTCGCGCTGGTGCGATCGCGTTGTCGTAGCGGGGCGCGAGGACGCCCCAGCACCCACCGTACCCGACTGGCCGCGCACTGGCATGGGGCCGCTGGGCGGATTGGCCGCCGCGCTGCACCTCGCCGCAAGCGAAGGCTATGAGACGGTCTTGAGCGTCGGTGTCGACAGCCTCGACCTGCCCGACGACTTGCCTCGACTTCTTTCGCCCGCCCCTGCAGTGCTGAGCGCCCAGCCGGTGGTGGGACTGTGGCCCGCCAATGCGGCACCAACGCTCGACACGATCCTGACAGGAAGCGGCAGCCACGCAATGAGGGCGCTCGCCGATGCACTCGGCGCAAGAGCGATCGAGCTCGTCGGCGAACCTGCCAACATCAATACCCCGGCAGACCTGGCCGAAGCGACCAAGCGCACATAA